A genomic region of Aquificaceae bacterium contains the following coding sequences:
- a CDS encoding OsmC family protein, with translation MKVRVVQKEDFHFIGTGESGREVPIDAAGYVGGKGRGIRPPELLFHSIAGCVGIHLYEALHKEGKHTEHIEIETDAERITEGYPKVFTKIYLFVKVKGDVSEEDVKKALDKTIYDPGTCSIAYMINKVAPIEYKIELL, from the coding sequence ATGAAAGTAAGGGTGGTTCAAAAGGAAGACTTTCACTTCATAGGCACAGGCGAGTCTGGCAGAGAGGTGCCAATAGACGCAGCGGGTTATGTGGGTGGTAAGGGTAGAGGCATAAGACCTCCAGAGCTTCTCTTTCATTCCATAGCGGGTTGTGTGGGTATACATCTCTACGAAGCTCTGCATAAGGAAGGCAAACACACGGAACACATAGAGATAGAAACGGATGCAGAGAGGATAACAGAGGGATATCCAAAGGTTTTTACTAAGATATACCTCTTTGTAAAGGTAAAAGGCGATGTCTCTGAAGAAGATGTGAAAAAAGCCTTAGATAAGACCATATACGACCCTGGGACTTGCTCCATAGCCTATATGATAAACAAGGTGGCACCCATAGAATACAAAATAGAGCTCTTGTAG
- a CDS encoding PhoX family phosphatase, with the protein MGEYFGKILERVLSRRDVLKGMLLGSVVLGLSPKVSFSKGLGFRSIQPSTEDRIILPEGFEHVVLIRWGDALDNGPSLDWKRIYEKGPSWEDVERQKFSFGYNCDYVGFFRLSDDRALLVVNHEYTNPELMFSNFAPSGQRPTREEAMLMLEAHGVSVVEIRKSNGKWHYVKGSPYNRRITGSTRCEISGPAKGHTLMKSSYDKEGEFVYGTLNNCSGGKTPWGTVLTCEENFHSYFWGDEFNIEHPKARLIQELHYRYRVPSEWAMVYGFYKYSERFNIEKEPTEPLRFGWVVEVDPFNPTKPPIKRTALGRFKHEAANCVVAPDGRVVVYMGDDERFEYVYKFITKGKYDPNNRQANMDLLDEGELYVAKFKDDLTGEWILIAKCEKKPDGTYAITPNPDLPEPFKSDPVLCFINTRGAADALGATMMDRPEDFELNPVTKSLWLALTYNERRTKFQVDVANPRPFNVMGHIIEMVEEDRNPTSVRFKWHIAMLCGVPNHKDKNRLLLIYGKPAKPRTPPISAPDNLTFDKRGNVWIATDGNESTSRLAKNDGVYVLNPFTRELKMFLSGVPGCEICGPEFSDDWKTFFCAIQHPGEGGLGGQLTRWPYESDIPIPRPSVIAVWRKDGGEIFA; encoded by the coding sequence ATGGGAGAATACTTTGGAAAGATTTTGGAAAGGGTGCTTAGCCGTAGAGATGTTCTAAAAGGGATGCTGTTGGGTAGTGTTGTGCTGGGACTATCTCCTAAAGTTTCCTTCTCAAAAGGTTTGGGCTTTAGAAGCATTCAACCAAGCACAGAGGATAGGATAATTCTGCCAGAAGGTTTTGAACATGTGGTGCTCATACGCTGGGGTGATGCTTTAGACAATGGACCATCTCTTGACTGGAAGAGGATTTACGAAAAAGGTCCTTCATGGGAGGATGTGGAGCGTCAAAAATTTTCCTTTGGATATAACTGTGATTATGTGGGTTTTTTCAGACTGTCGGATGATAGGGCACTGCTTGTGGTAAACCATGAATATACAAATCCAGAGCTTATGTTTTCCAATTTTGCTCCCTCGGGGCAAAGACCAACCAGAGAAGAGGCTATGCTTATGTTAGAAGCACATGGCGTGTCTGTGGTAGAAATAAGAAAGTCCAATGGTAAGTGGCATTATGTGAAAGGCTCACCTTACAATAGAAGGATAACAGGCTCTACCAGATGTGAAATAAGCGGTCCTGCAAAAGGGCACACACTCATGAAATCCTCCTACGATAAGGAAGGTGAGTTCGTATATGGCACTCTAAATAACTGCTCTGGTGGTAAAACTCCTTGGGGAACGGTGTTAACCTGTGAAGAGAACTTTCATAGCTACTTTTGGGGAGACGAATTTAACATAGAACACCCTAAAGCAAGGTTGATACAGGAACTTCACTACCGTTATAGGGTTCCCAGTGAGTGGGCTATGGTGTATGGTTTTTATAAATACAGTGAGCGTTTCAATATAGAAAAAGAGCCTACAGAACCACTTCGTTTTGGTTGGGTGGTAGAGGTTGACCCATTTAACCCTACAAAACCACCTATAAAGAGAACCGCTCTCGGAAGGTTCAAGCACGAAGCAGCAAACTGTGTAGTAGCACCAGATGGTAGGGTGGTGGTCTATATGGGAGATGACGAAAGGTTTGAGTATGTCTATAAGTTTATTACAAAGGGTAAATATGACCCTAATAACAGGCAGGCAAACATGGACCTTCTTGATGAGGGTGAGCTATATGTGGCAAAGTTCAAGGATGACCTTACTGGAGAGTGGATACTTATAGCCAAGTGTGAAAAAAAGCCAGATGGCACTTATGCTATAACACCCAATCCAGACCTTCCTGAACCTTTCAAAAGCGACCCAGTCCTTTGTTTCATAAACACAAGAGGCGCCGCGGATGCACTTGGAGCTACCATGATGGACAGACCTGAGGATTTTGAATTAAATCCAGTAACTAAAAGCCTTTGGCTTGCCCTCACTTACAATGAAAGAAGGACTAAGTTTCAGGTAGATGTGGCAAACCCAAGACCTTTTAATGTAATGGGACATATTATAGAAATGGTGGAAGAAGACAGAAATCCCACTTCGGTTAGATTTAAATGGCATATAGCCATGCTTTGTGGAGTTCCCAATCACAAGGACAAAAATAGACTGCTTTTGATATACGGAAAACCTGCAAAGCCTCGCACTCCACCTATATCTGCACCTGATAACCTTACCTTTGACAAAAGAGGCAACGTGTGGATAGCTACAGATGGCAATGAAAGCACATCAAGGCTTGCTAAAAATGACGGGGTATATGTGCTAAATCCCTTCACGAGAGAGCTTAAAATGTTCCTCTCTGGAGTGCCTGGTTGTGAAATATGCGGACCTGAGTTTTCGGATGACTGGAAAACCTTTTTCTGTGCCATACAACACCCAGGAGAGGGTGGTTTAGGGGGTCAACTAACAAGATGGCCATATGAGAGCGATATTCCAATTCCAAGACCTTCGGTAATAGCGGTCTGGAGGAAGGACGGAGGAGAAATATTTGCATAA
- the thiO gene encoding glycine oxidase ThiO, protein MMKIIVVGSGVIGLSCALLLAFEGYKVQVITRNPEEATSWTAGGMLAPFSEGLEGELFDFSYQSLKEYPDFIRLLSDVSKQRVDFWQEGIYRVVLEGEEELLKVAERYKRAGYGVELLQKGEDLSKDVISLIHYTEEAWVDAEMLMDALLFAMNRLGVDYVVDEITSVMKKEDEIESIKGIRSEYRGDFYVFALGSWTRELFDLPVYPIKGQALKLKGASLPKVHYSSISYLIPREKYLYVGATSEDVGFMGGNTLEGLKQLSEGAIRIVPTLSKATLMNTLYGYRPATPDEKPIFQTGENYFIATGHYRNGILHAPITARVVKDHIKGESSPFVEFFSYRRFA, encoded by the coding sequence ATGATGAAAATCATTGTAGTGGGAAGTGGAGTAATAGGTTTGAGCTGTGCCTTGCTTCTTGCATTCGAAGGCTATAAAGTTCAAGTCATAACAAGAAACCCAGAAGAAGCTACCTCTTGGACCGCTGGAGGGATGTTAGCACCTTTCTCCGAAGGCTTAGAGGGTGAGCTTTTTGACTTCTCTTACCAGAGCCTTAAGGAGTATCCAGATTTCATAAGGCTTTTGAGTGATGTATCCAAGCAGAGGGTTGACTTTTGGCAAGAGGGTATATACAGGGTGGTATTAGAAGGAGAGGAGGAGCTTCTCAAGGTGGCGGAAAGATACAAAAGGGCAGGCTATGGTGTTGAGCTTTTACAGAAGGGAGAGGACTTGTCAAAGGATGTTATATCCCTCATACACTACACAGAAGAGGCGTGGGTGGACGCAGAAATGCTAATGGATGCTTTGCTTTTTGCTATGAATAGGCTTGGTGTGGACTATGTGGTGGATGAGATAACCAGCGTGATGAAAAAAGAGGATGAGATAGAAAGCATAAAGGGTATTAGGTCAGAATATAGAGGTGATTTTTATGTTTTTGCCTTAGGTTCTTGGACGAGAGAGCTTTTTGACCTTCCTGTTTATCCAATAAAGGGGCAAGCACTTAAACTCAAAGGGGCAAGCCTCCCAAAAGTTCACTACTCCTCTATTTCTTACCTTATACCCAGAGAAAAATACCTCTATGTGGGTGCCACTTCTGAAGATGTGGGCTTTATGGGTGGCAACACCCTTGAAGGTTTAAAGCAACTTTCAGAAGGTGCTATACGTATTGTTCCTACCTTATCTAAGGCTACATTAATGAACACTCTCTACGGCTATAGACCTGCCACGCCTGATGAGAAGCCTATATTCCAGACTGGAGAAAACTACTTTATAGCCACAGGGCACTATAGAAATGGTATCCTACACGCACCTATTACTGCAAGGGTTGTAAAGGACCATATAAAGGGGGAAAGCTCTCCTTTTGTTGAGTTTTTTTCATACAGAAGGTTTGCTTAA